In a single window of the Tetrapisispora phaffii CBS 4417 chromosome 11, complete genome genome:
- the TIF4631 gene encoding translation initiation factor eIF4G (similar to Saccharomyces cerevisiae TIF4632 (YGL049C) and TIF4631 (YGR162W); ancestral locus Anc_4.56): MTEEQAQQQPIEKVDGSEHTNHHKKQAYKKQNNYSQHGPGNSATAGAGMRNYQNGYTKNYNVRNGMNPNMVPNMQWQGYYGVNQPMYYGAGAVHHASAVEEQSVVSSATKKIEITTKTGEQLDLSAIHNKHAQVAAKIPNAKKEATAIESSETPKQSQPEEPVAEEALSEAEKNKRMFLEQIRLRKEALEKKKKDSDKPVETESPTPVGTAPTEEAPVNAVKKELTFAEKLKLKKLQKAQEAGEDIQKETITAEPVAEPVAEPVAEPVAEPVAAPDAAPDADVEATSEAQLAATGEQTEETATDASKSPVEKKEELENGTPAFVEDESDTRIRMTDFLSLLTNASNVQDIYAFEYSEDIERPDSRYKKEHIKYTYGPGFLLQFKDKVNVKPDAEWVQSTASKIVIPSGMSRSNKPRDGKFGMGSRIGSSRDFGKAGSLRNMEGRSGSRSGSKRKSRRNGEKSNRAYTSRKDRELQAEASARDAPKVEVAPLVPSANRWVPKSKQKPVEKRFAPDGVTELLTKDEVQRKMKSLLNKLTLEKFDTISSEILAIADLSKWETNGETLKVVIEELFRKACDEPHWSSMYAQLCGKLVKELNEDIKDEENEGKAGPKLVLHYLVARCHTEFEKGWSDKLPSNEDGTPLEVEMMSEEYYQAAAAKRRGLGLVRFIGFLYRLNLLTGKMMFECFRRLMRDLTDNPSEETLESVIELLTTVGEQFETDKFNAGQAVLEGSVLLDSLFEILQNIIETGNILSRIKFKLVEIKESRDKNWSGSKKDEGPKTISQIHEEEERNRQLKELKNSSRAGSRRNMSNMNNRTPSKRDIPSVSKDSFITTRSSSNRHSQRTPVKEEPKQPQMSASNMFSALMGADEDDE, from the coding sequence ATGACTGAAGAACAAGCTCAACAACAACCCATTGAAAAAGTGGACGGTTCGGAACATACGAATCATCACAAAAAACAAGCATATAAAAAACAGAATAACTATAGTCAGCATGGTCCAGGGAATTCTGCAACTGCTGGTGCCGGCATGAGAAACTACCAGAATGGTTATACTAAAAACTATAACGTTAGAAATGGAATGAATCCAAATATGGTTCCAAACATGCAATGGCAAGGTTATTACGGCGTTAATCAACCGATGTACTACGGTGCGGGTGCTGTTCATCATGCATCGGCTGTCGAGGAGCAAAGCGTCGTGTCTTCTGCAACTAAGAAGATAGAAATTACTACAAAGACAGGAGAACAACTGGATTTATCTGCGATTCACAACAAGCATGCACAAGTGGCTGCTAAGATCCCAAATGCTAAGAAGGAAGCCACTGCGATCGAATCCTCCGAGACTCCAAAACAATCTCAACCGGAAGAGCCAGTTGCGGAAGAAGCACTATCAGAAGCTGAAAAGAATAAGAGAATGTTCTTGGAGCAAATTAGATTGAGAAAAGAAGCTTtggaaaagaagaagaaggatTCTGATAAACCAGTTGAAACGGAATCTCCTACTCCAGTTGGTACTGCTCCAACCGAAGAGGCTCCAGTCAACGCAGTCAAGAAAGAATTAACTTTTGCTGAGAAATTaaagttgaagaaattacaaaaagCTCAAGAAGCAGGTGaagatattcaaaaagaaactaTCACCGCTGAACCAGTTGCTGAGCCAGTTGCTGAGCCAGTTGCTGAGCCAGTTGCTGAGCCAGTTGCCGCACCAGATGCCGCACCAGATGCTGATGTCGAAGCCACTTCCGAAGCTCAACTAGCTGCAACTGGAGAACAAACTGAAGAAACTGCCACAGATGCCTCTAAGTCACCAGTAGAGAAGAAAGAGGAACTTGAAAATGGAACACCAGCCTTCGTGGAAGATGAATCGGATACCAGAATTAGAATGACTGACTTCTTGAGTCTACTGACAAACGCTTCCAATGTCCAAGATATTTACGCTTTTGAATACTctgaagatattgaaagGCCAGATTCAAGATACAAGAAGGAACACATCAAATACACTTATGGCCCAGGTTTCTTGCTGcaatttaaagataaagtTAATGTGAAGCCAGATGCTGAATGGGTACAAAGTACTGCATCAAAGATCGTTATCCCATCGGGTATGTCTAGATCTAATAAACCCAGAGATGGAAAGTTTGGTATGGGCAGCCGTATCGGTAGCTCTCGTGACTTCGGTAAGGCTGGTTCATTAAGAAACATGGAAGGTAGATCAGGTTCTAGAAGTGGTTCTAAGAGAAAGTCAAGAAGAAACGGTGAAAAATCAAACAGGGCTTACACTTCAAGAAAGGATCGCGAATTACAAGCCGAAGCTTCCGCTAGAGATGCTCCAAAGGTTGAAGTTGCTCCATTGGTTCCAAGTGCTAACAGATGGGTTCCAAAATCTAAACAAAAACCAGTAGAAAAGAGATTTGCTCCAGATGGTGTTactgaattattaactaAAGATGAAGTTCAAAGAAAGATGAAGTCATTGTTAAACAAATTAACTTTAGAAAAATTCGATACCATCTCCTCTGAAATTTTAGCTATTGCAGATTTATCTAAATGGGAAACTAATGGTGAAACATTAAAGGTCGtcattgaagaattattcCGTAAGGCATGTGATGAACCACATTGGTCTTCTATGTACGCACAATTATGTGGTAAATTAGTTAAGgaattaaatgaagatatcaaagatgaagaaaacgAAGGTAAGGCTGGTCCTAAATTGGTCCTACATTACTTGGTCGCTAGATGCCACACAGAATTTGAAAAGGGTTGGTCTGATAAATTACCTTCTAACGAAGATGGTACTCCATTAGAAGTCGAAATGATGTCTGAAGAATATTACCAAGCTGCCGCTGCCAAGAGAAGAGGTTTAGGTTTGGTTCGTTTTATTGGTTTCCTATATCGTCTAAACTTATTAACCGGTAAGATGATGTTCGAATGTTTCCGTAGACTAATGAGAGATTTAACTGACAATCCTTCTGAAGAAACTTTAGAATCcgttattgaattattaactaCTGTTGGTGAACAATTTGAAactgataaatttaatgcTGGACAGGCTGTTTTGGAAGGTTCTGTATTATTAGATAGtctatttgaaattttacaaaatattattgagaCTGGTAACATTTTGAGTAGAATCAAGTTCAAGTTGGTCgaaattaaagaatcaAGAGATAAGAATTGGTCTGGTTCCAAGAAGGATGAAGGACCAAAAACTATTTCACAAATTCAtgaggaagaagaaagaaaccGTCAATTGAAGGAGTTAAAGAACAGTTCTAGAGCTGGTTCAAGACGTAATATGAGTAATATGAATAACAGAACTCCTTCTAAAAGAGATATCCCATCTGTTTCTAAAGACAGTTTCATTACAACTAGATCTTCTTCGAACAGACACTCACAAAGAACTCCAGTTAAGGAAGAACCAAAACAACCACAAATGTCGGCTTCCAACATGTTCAGCGCATTAATGGGTGCTGATGAAGATGACGAATAG
- the TYW3 gene encoding tRNA methyltransferase TYW3 (similar to Saccharomyces cerevisiae TYW3 (YGL050W); ancestral locus Anc_4.55): protein MSKQNAFDQKKQAILKEINSLQPDLSPKGTIDELCLPIMRLINSHIDMVTTSSCSGRLSVFAEGTKMIKGVTKVGGKGEGGRWLYVSHDYNKISNWFLEAKKENQFRVESSIDISSRLDGNNRYILYKYEPFILHVKCRDFAMASKLYNVAMSCGFRESGIGSNFLVGIRINIKLDVPIGYVDEVKGDNVLFVDPKYIELLDLLTLTKFEENVKKMQDLYNKIEEEIINEVKDILIERKLTKDEIREKKINEGLARQRKIQEERLNSLSSETEKISIK, encoded by the coding sequence ATGAGCAAACAGAACGCTTTTGATCAAAAGAAACAGGCCATTTTAAAGGAGATCAATTCTCTACAGCCAGATTTATCACCTAAGGGTACTATCGATGAATTATGTTTGCCTATCATGCGCCTCATTAACTCACATATAGATATGGTAACCACATCTTCATGCTCAGGTAGATTAAGTGTCTTTGCAGAAGGTACTAAAATGATCAAAGGTGTTACCAAAGTGGGTGGTAAAGGTGAAGGTGGTAGATGGTTATATGTTAGTCATGACTATAACAAGATAAGTAACTGGTTCCTCGAAGCTAAGAAAGAAAACCAGTTCAGAGTTGAGAGTTCGATTGATATTAGTAGTCGGCTAGATGGTAACAACAGATATATACTATACAAATACGAGCCTTTTATTTTACATGTAAAGTGTAGAGACTTTGCTATGGCTTCCAAGTTATATAATGTAGCAATGTCCTGTGGCTTCAGAGAAAGTGGGATAGGTTCCAATTTTTTAGTTGGCATTAGAATAAACATTAAATTGGACGTGCCAATTGGATATGTAGATGAAGTTAAAGGTGATAATGTTTTATTCGTAGatccaaaatatattgagtTGTTAGATCTTTTAACATTAACTAAATTCGAggaaaatgttaaaaaaatgcaggatttatataataaaatagaagaagaaattattaacgaggttaaagatattttaatagaGCGTAAACTGACTAAAGATGAAATAAGagagaagaaaataaacGAAGGTTTAGCaagacaaagaaaaattcaGGAAGAAAGACTGAATTCACTTTCCTcagaaactgaaaaaatttCTATAAAATAG
- the NSR1 gene encoding Nsr1p (similar to Saccharomyces cerevisiae NSR1 (YGR159C); ancestral locus Anc_4.61): MGKVTSKKESKKDMKSKKQEKATSSSSSSSSSSSSSSSSSSDESSSSSSDSDSSSDEEEEKKEEKKEESKKEESSSSDSDSDSNSSSSDEEEESKKQESSSDEEEESKKEESSSSSDSSDSESDDEEKDSKKRKHEESEESEESDSKKAKTEEGEPATIFVGRLSWSIDDEWLKNEFDHIGGVIGARVMLERGTDRSRGYGYVDFSDKSYAEKAIKEMHGKEIDGREINCDMSTSKPAGSNNGADRAKKFGDIPSEPSETLFLGNLSFNADRDSIWEMFSKFGEIVSVRLPTHPETEQPKGFGYVQYGNIDDAKKALEALQGEYIDNRPVRLDYSTPKPDRGNSRGGFGGRGGSRGGFGGRGGSRGGFGGRGGSRGGSRGGFGGRGGFGSTGSGANNSPLGSRNTATFSGSKKTFD, from the coding sequence ATGGGTAAAGTTACTTCCAAGAAAGAAAGCAAGAAAGATATGAAATCCAAGAAGCAAGAAAAGGCTACctcctcttcttcttcatcatcatcctCTTCCTCCTCCTCATCCTCCTCATCTTCTGATGAGTCTTCCTCCTCCTCTTCCGACTCTGATTCCTCttctgatgaagaagaagaaaagaaggaagaaaagaaggaaGAATCCAAGAAGGAagaatcttcttcttctgatTCCGACTCTGACTCCAACTCATCCTCttctgatgaagaagaagaatctAAGAAACAAGAATCCTCttctgatgaagaagaagaatcaaagaaagaagaatcCTCTTCCTCTTCCGATTCATCTGACTCTGAAtctgatgatgaagaaaaggACTCTAAGAAGCGTAAACACGAAGAATCTGAAGAGTCTGAAGAGTCTGACTCTAAGAAGGCTAAGACTGAAGAAGGTGAACCAGCTACTATTTTCGTTGGCAGATTATCTTGGTCTATCGATGATGAATGGTTAAAAAACGAATTCGACCACATTGGTGGTGTTATTGGGGCTAGAGTTATGCTTGAAAGAGGTACTGACAGATCAAGAGGTTACGGTTACGTTGACTTCTCTGACAAATCATACGCTGAAAAAGCTATCAAAGAAATGCAtggaaaagaaattgaCGGTAGAGAAATCAACTGTGACATGTCTACTTCCAAGCCAGCTGGTAGTAACAACGGTGCCGACCGTGCTAAGAAATTTGGTGACATCCCAAGTGAACCAAGTGAGACTTTATTCTTAGGTAACTTATCTTTCAATGCTGACAGAGACAGCATCTGGGAAATGTTTAGCAAATTTGGTGAAATTGTTTCCGTTAGATTACCAACTCACCCAGAAACTGAACAACCAAAGGGTTTCGGTTACGTCCAATACGGTAATATTGACGACGCTAAGAAGGCTCTAGAAGCTTTACAAGGTGAATACATCGACAACAGACCAGTCAGATTAGATTACTCCACTCCAAAGCCAGACAGAGGTAACTCCAGAGGCGGCTTCGGTGGTAGAGGCGGCTCCAGAGGTGGCTTTGGCGGCAGAGGTGGCTCCAGAGGCGGTTTCGGCGGCAGAGGTGGTTCTAGAGGCGGTTCCAGAGGTGGTTTTGGCGGTAGAGGTGGTTTCGGTTCCACTGGTTCCGGCGCCAACAACTCTCCATTAGGCTCCAGAAACACTGCTACTTTTTCCGGCTCCAAGAAAACTTTTGATTAG
- the ALG13 gene encoding N-acetylglucosaminyldiphosphodolichol N-acetylglucosaminyltransferase catalytic subunit ALG13 (similar to Saccharomyces cerevisiae ALG13 (YGL047W); ancestral locus Anc_4.58) → MGKTLFVSCGATVPFPRLIEIVVSEPFLVELTNLQYSRIILQYGKGYTAAFQTLLDSLGSSKIEVREEKHPSTTIQDSVFVTDSSILHRSLNVNDVAVEVIGIEFLSNIQDIITNYTDLIISHSGTGSILDALRLHKPLIAVVNDSLMDNHQLQIAQKFEALNYLWSCSSPNLPDLIDRLQRSTAETKATFPNTYNTDFQNLLLDLANK, encoded by the coding sequence ATGGGAAAGACTCTGTTTGTTAGTTGCGGTGCGACTGTCCCGTTCCCAAGACTCATAGAGATCGTTGTCAGTGAGCCCTTTCTCGTGGAATTGACAAATCTACAGTACTCTAGAATTATCTTGCAATATGGGAAAGGTTACACTGCGGCGTTCCAGACACTGCTGGATTCGCTCGGTTCTTCCAAAATTGAAGTCCGTGAGGAGAAACACCCCAGCACTACCATTCAGGATTCTGTGTTTGTCACGGACTCATCGATTCTACATCGTTCTCTCAACGTCAATGACGTCGCTGTGGAAGTTATTGGAATCGAATTCTTAAGTAACATACAAGATATAATAACAAACTACACAGATCTCATCATATCGCACTCCGGCACAGGCTCGATCTTAGACGCGTTACGGTTACATAAACCACTGATCGCAGTGGTTAACGACTCGCTGATGGACAACCATCAATTACAAATCGCACAGAAATTCGAAGCATTGAACTACTTGTGGTCTTGCAGCTCCCCCAATCTGCCCGATCTCATCGACCGTCTACAGAGATCAACTGCAGAGACAAAGGCTACATTCCCAAACACTTACAACACCGATTTCCAGAATTTACTGTTGGATTTAGCGAATAAATAA
- the GTR2 gene encoding Gtr2p (similar to Saccharomyces cerevisiae GTR2 (YGR163W); ancestral locus Anc_4.54), with translation MCSLYSTIQLYIMIFNFTNRSVSLNFSRGGKSSICKVVFHNMQPLDTLYLESTSNPTVEHFSTLIDLAVMELPGQLNYFEPNYDSERLFKSVGALVYVIDSQDEYMSAITNLAMIMEYAYKVNPSINIEVLIHKVDGLSEEFKVDAQRDIMRRTGEELLELGMDGAQVSFYLTSIFDHSIYEAFSRIVQKLIPELSFLENMLDNLTQHSKIEKAFLFDINSKIYVSTDSNPVDVQIYEICAEFVDISIDLHDLYKATANNNKIQDGKALRPRDLKNVSQLENGTILYLRQMIRGLALVAIIRPDGMDMESCLTVTDYNVDNYKKSLEEVWADSKITTSNSFITQS, from the coding sequence ATGTGTTCCCTTTATTCTACTATCCAACTATATATTatgatatttaattttactaACAGAAGTGTTTCATTGAACTTTTCTAGAGGTGGTAAATCATCAATTTGTAAAGTTGTATTTCACAACATGCAACCGTTGGACACTTTATACCTTGAGTCAACTTCTAATCCAACGGTGGAACATTTTTCAACCCTAATTGATTTAGCAGTTATGGAACTCCCAGGTCAGTTAAACTATTTTGAACCGAATTACGACTCAGAAAGGCTATTCAAGAGTGTCGGTGCTTTAGTATATGTGATTGATTCGCAAGATGAGTATATGAGTGCTATTACAAATCTGGCTATGATTATGGAATATGCTTATAAGGTCAACCCTTCTATTAATATCGAGGTTCTGATCCATAAAGTTGACGGTTTGAGTGAAGAATTTAAAGTAGATGCACAACGTGATATAATGAGACGAACTGGTGAAGAACTTTTGGAGTTAGGCATGGATGGTGCACAAGTTTCTTTTTATCTAACATCTATTTTCGACCACTCTATTTATGAAGCTTTCTCTAGAATTGTACAAAAATTAATCCCTGAGTTGTCATTTTTAGAGAATATGTTAGATAATCTAACTCAACATtctaaaattgaaaaagcatttctatttgatattaattcTAAGATATACGTCTCAACAGATTCTAACCCTGTCGATGTGCAAATATACGAAATATGTGCTGAATTTGTTGATATATCGATTGATCTGCATGATCTTTATAAAGCAACAGCAAACAATAATAAGATTCAAGATGGTAAAGCTCTCCGTCCCAGGGACTTAAAGAATGTCTCTCAATTGGAAAATGGTACAATACTTTATTTAAGACAAATGATCCGTGGCCTAGCATTAGTAGCCATCATTAGACCCGACGGTATGGATATGGAGAGTTGTCTAACAGTGACTGATTATAATGTTGATAATTAT
- the RTS3 gene encoding Rts3p (similar to Saccharomyces cerevisiae RTS3 (YGR161C); ancestral locus Anc_4.59) — translation MTDNKICKEKIINRIETEQDAIVVQYFKEIDKVENDNLYLHTKLKEASDNLKRASICSQNSNLLAGAPLDPADMSYLSTPYIRSCVKSSQGSLFNDKLSVSSNSSAYSLYRSNSDDSPKYQRRPSVLHTNYTENEFQVSTPHKEQATVPQIQFNQDIFK, via the coding sequence atgacTGACAATAAGATTtgtaaagaaaaaattataaatagaATTGAGACTGAACAAGATGCAATTGTAGTGCAATACttcaaagaaattgataaagTAGAAAAcgataatttatatttacatacAAAGTTGAAAGAAGCTTCTGACAATTTGAAACGGGCAAGTATATGTTCTCAAAATTCAAACTTACTCGCAGGTGCACCATTGGACCCAGCGGACATGAGTTATTTGAGTACGCCGTATATCAGGAGTTGCGTGAAAAGTAGTCAAGGTTCTctatttaatgataaactGTCTGtatcttcaaattctaGTGCTTATTCCTTATACAGATCTAACAGTGACGATAGTCCAAAATATCAAAGGAGACCTTCAGTACTTCATACAAATTACACAGAAAACGAATTCCAAGTTTCTACACCACATAAAGAACAAGCTACTGTACCGCAAATCCAGTTCAATCAAGACATATTCAAGTAA
- the TPHA0K01920 gene encoding uncharacterized protein (ancestral locus Anc_4.60), which yields MQFKLLLPFYLFIVVLGLDTTTITSYVESTSTICPSCNVSTVGTTTEAALVCSRDITSTVVITSVVTSTSVKTDTETETETETETVPATMVKTVTVTNTENIQATSTQFVASTSVVVSTSTNVVSETKTYSELTTVYETEVRYQTSNVELDFTNINSETVLLTSTILTTLTSTVTDTTTTAIAGVCTSKVTETVTDMQYLNVTNSVEVKGTLQLTEYFVSSALIEMTLNNTPSVLTKHVTDTVTLVLSSIVQEPTYLTEYITINGNCTYQTTETTTVNDIDSSTVYTTETLNFSSTAAKDITKVTEMTKLSTIAATVTTEATVTTEATKDSILNTISTNTVSSNTVEGKLSSKETENVNSTYYSETTASVKVTQSSSSNTKTEMPSILVQTSHSISTTPVISEYKGAASTITHFPLTAILISLLFII from the coding sequence ATGCAgttcaaattattattgcCTTTTTATCTATTTATAGTTGTGTTAGGTCTAGATACTACAACCATTACATCATATGTTGAATCTACGTCAACTATTTGCCCTTCATGTAATGTATCTACTGTTGGCACAACTACTGAAGCAGCATTAGTGTGTTCAAGAGATATTACAAGTACTGTGGTAATTACATCTGTCGTTACTTCAACCTCAGTTAAAACGGACACAGAAACAGAAACAGAAACAGAAACAGAAACAGTTCCGGCTACCATGGTCAAAACTGTTACTGTCACCAATACGGAAAATATACAAGCAACAAGTACTCAATTCGTGGCAAGCACATCAGTGGTTGTTTCAACTTCGACTAATGTTGTGTCAGAAACAAAAACTTATAGCGAACTAACTACTGTTTATGAAACCGAAGTAAGATATCAAACAAGCAACGTTGAACTTGACTTTACTAATATCAATTCCGAAACTGTGCTACTTACGTCAACTATATTAACAACATTAACTTCCACTGTGACCGATACGACAACAACTGCAATCGCTGGTGTATGCACTAGTAAAGTAACAGAAACTGTAACAGATATGCAGTATTTGAATGTTACCAATAGTGTTGAAGTCAAAGGTACTCTTCAACTTACTGAATATTTTGTCTCATCCGcattaattgaaatgaCGTTAAACAACACTCCTTCGGTTTTAACAAAGCATGTTACTGATACTGTCACATTGGTCTTGAGCTCAATTGTTCAAGAACCCACATACCTAACTGAATATATTACTATTAACGGAAACTGTACATATCAAACTACAGAGACCACCACGGTAAATGATATCGATTCCTCTACTGTTTATACAACAGAAACATTGAATTTTAGTTCAACAGCTGCGAAAGATATCACGAAGGTTACTGAGATGACAAAACTGTCAACAATTGCAGCAACAGTCACAACCGAAGCAACAGTTACAACCGAGGCAACTAAAGATAGCATTCTGAATACTATTTCTACTAATACCGTGTCCTCCAATACAGTTGAAGGAAAGTTGTCCTCAAAAGAAACTGAAAATGTAAACTCTACTTACTATTCTGAAACTACCGCATCAGTTAAAGTCACACAATCGAGTTCAAGCAATACCAAGACGGAGATGCCATCAATATTGGTACAAACAAGTCATAGCATAAGCACAACCCCAGTAATATCAGAATATAAGGGTGCTGCTTCGACCATCACACACTTTCCATTAACTGccattttaatttctttattatttatcatcTAA